In one Saimiri boliviensis isolate mSaiBol1 chromosome 21, mSaiBol1.pri, whole genome shotgun sequence genomic region, the following are encoded:
- the TCF20 gene encoding transcription factor 20 isoform X3, protein MQSFREQSSYHGSQQSYPQEVHSSSRIEEFSPRQAQMFQNFGGAGGSSGGSGSSSGGGRRGAAAAAAAMASETSGHQGYQGFRKEAGDFYYMTGNKDPVATGTPQPPQRRPSGPVQSYGPPQGSSFGNQYGSEGHVGQFQAQHSGLGGVSHYQQDYTGPFSPGSAQYQQQASSQQQQQQQQVQQLRQQLYQSHQPLPQAAGQPASSSSHLQPMQRPSTLPSSAAGYQLRVGQFGQHYQSSASSSSSSSFPSPQRFSQSGQSYDGSYSVNAGSQYEGHNVGSNAQAYGTQSNYSYQPQSMKNFEQAKIPQGTQQGQQQQQPQQQQHPPQHVMQYTNAATKLPLQSQVGQYNQPEVPVRSPMQFHQNFSPISNPSPAASVVQSPSCSSTPSPLMQTGENLQCGQGSVPMGSRNRILQLMPQLSPTPSMMPSPNSHAAGFKGFGLEGVPEKRLTDPGLSSLSALSTQVANLPNTVQHMLLSDALTPQKKTSKRPSSSKKADSCTNSEGSSQPEEQLKSPMAESLDGGCSSSSEDPGERVRQLSGQSTSSDTTYKGGASEKAGSSPAQGAQNETPRLNASPAAREEATSPGAKDMPLSSDGNPKVNEKTVGVIVSREAMTSRVEKPGGQDKGSQEDDSATTQRPPSNGGAKETSHASLPQPEPAGGGGSKGNKNGDNNSNHNGEGNGQSGHSAAGPGFTSRTEPSKSPGSLRYSYKDSFGSAVPRNVSGFPQYPTGQEKGDFTGHGERKGRNEKFPSLLQEVLQGYHHHPDRRYSRSTQEHQGVAGSLEGSARPNVLVSQTNELASRSLLNKSIGSLLENPHWGPWERKSSSTAPEMKQINLTDYPIPRKFEIEPQSSAHEPGGSLSERRSVICDISPLRQIVRDPGAHSLGHMSADTRIGRNDRLNPSLSQSVILPGGLVSMETKLKSQSGQIKEEDFEQSKSQASFNNKKSGDHCHPSSIKHESYRGSANPGAATHDALSDYSSQDSRPTPMRRVPGRVSGREGIRGRSPSQYHDFAEKLKMSPGRSRGPGGDPHHMNPHMTFSERANRSSLHAPFSPNSESLASAYHANTRAHAYGDPNTGLNSQLHYKRQMYQQQPEEYKDWSSGSAQGVIAAAQHRQEGPRKSPRQQQFLDRVRSPLKNDKDGMMYGPPVGTYHDPSAQETGRCLLSSDGLPSKGMELKHGSQKLQESCWDLSRQTSPAKSGGPPGMSSQKRYGPPHETDGHGLAEATQSSKPSNVMLRLPGQEDHSSQNPLIMRRRVRSFISPIPSKRQSQDVKNSNTEDKSRLLHPSKEGADKAFNSFTHLSHSQDIKSISKRDSSKDLPSSDNRNCPAVTLTSPAKTKILPPRKGRGLKLEAIVQKITSPNIRRSASSNSAEAGGDTVTLDDILSLKSGPPEGGSVAVQDADVEKRKGEVASDLVSPANQELHIEKPLPRSSEEWRGSVDDKVKTETHAESVTAGKEPPGAMTSTASQKPGSNQGRPDGSLGGTAPLIFPDSKNVPPVGILAPEANPKAEEKENDTVTISPKQEGFPPKGYFPSGKKKGRPIGSVNKQKKQQQPPPPPPQPPQIPEGSADGEPKPKKQRQRRERRKPGAQPRKRKTKQAVPIVEPQEPEIKLKYATQPLDKTDAKNKSFYPYIHVVNKCELGAVCTIINAEEEEQTKLVRGRKGQRSLTPPPSSTESKALPASSFMLQGPVVTESSVMGHLVCCLCGKWASYRNMGDLFGPFYPQDYAATLPKNPPPKRATEMQNKVKVRHKSASNGSKTDTEEEEEQQQQQQKEQRSLAAHPRFKRRHRSEDCGGGPRSLSRGLPCKKAATEGSSEKTVLDSKPSVPTTSEGGPELELQIPELPLDSNEFWVHEGCILWANGIYLVCGRLYGLQEALEIAREMKCSHCQEAGATLGCYNKGCSFRYHYPCAIDADCLLHEENFSVRCPKHKVRLWR, encoded by the exons ATGCAGTCCTTTAGAGAGCAAAGCAGTTACCACGGAAGCCAGCAAAGCTACCCACAGGAGGTACACAGCTCATCTCGGATAGAGGAGTTCAGCCCTCGTCAGGCCCAGATGTTCCAGAATTTTGGAGGTGCAGGTGGCAGTAGTGGTGGCAGTGGCAGTAGCAGTGGTGGTGGACGACGAggagcagcagctgctgcagcagCGATGGCTAGTGAGACCTCTGGCCATCAAGGTTACCAGGGTTTCAGAAAAGAGGCTGGAGATTTTTACTACATGACAGGCAACAAAGACCCCGTGGCTACAGGAACCCCACAGCCTCCTCAGCGAAGGCCTTCTGGGCCTGTGCAGAGCTATGGACCCCCTCAGGGGAGTAGCTTTGGCAATCAGTATGGGAGTGAGGGTCATGTGGGCCAGTTTCAAGCACAGCACTCTGGCCTTGGCGGTGTGTCACATTATCAGCAGGATTACACGGGGCCTTTCTCTCCAGGGAGTGCTCAGTACCAACAGCAGGCTTCCagccagcagcaacagcagcagcagcaagtcCAGCAGTTGAGACAACAGCTTTACCAGTCCCATCAGCCCCTGCCGCAGGCCGCTGGCCAGCCAGCATCCAGCTCATCCCATCTACAGCCAATGCAGCGGCCCTCAACTCTGCCATCTTCTGCTGCTGGTTACCAGTTGAGAGTGGGTCAGTTTGGCCAACACTACCAGtcttctgcttcctcctcttcctcctcctccttcccttcaccACAGCGTTTTAGCCAGTCTGGACAGAGCTATGATGGCAGTTACAGTGTGAATGCTGGATCTCAGTATGAAGGACACAATGTGGGTTCTAATGCACAGGCTTATGGAACACAATCCAATTATAGCTATCAGCCTCAATCTATGAAAAATTTTGAACAGGCAAAGATTCCACAAGGGACCCAAcaggggcagcagcagcagcaaccacAGCAGCAACAACACCCTCCTCAGCATGTGATGCAGTATACCAATGCTGCCACCAAGCTGCCCCTGCAAAGCCAGGTGGGGCAGTACAACCAGCCTGAGGTTCCTGTGAGGTCCCCCATGCAGTTTCACCAGAACTTCAGCCCCATTTCTAACCCTTCCCCAGCTGCCTCTGTGGTTCAGTCTCCAAGCTGTAGTTCTACCCCATCTCCTCTCATGCAGACTGGGGAGAATCTCCAGTGTGGGCAAGGCAGTGTGCCTATGGGTTCCAGAAACAGAATTTTACAGTTAATGCCTCAACTCAGTCCAACCCCATCAATGATGCCCAGTCCTAATTCTCATGCCGCAGGCTTCAAAGGGTTTGGACTAGAAGGGGTACCAGAAAAGCGACTGACAGATCCTGGGTTGAGTAGTTTGAGTGCTCTGAGTACTCAAGTGGCCAATCTTCCTAACACTGTACAGCACATGTTACTTTCTGATGCCCTGactcctcaaaagaagacctCCAAGAGGCCCTCATCTTCCAAGAAAGCAGATAGCTGCACAAACTCTGAAGGCTCCTCACAACCTGAAGAACAGCTGAAGTCCCCTATGGCAGAATCGTTAGATGGAGGCTGCTCCAGCAGTTCAGAGGATCCAGGCGAGAGAGTGCGGCAACTAAGTGGCCAGAGCACCAGCTCTGACACCACCTACAAAGGTGGAGCCTCGGAGAAAGCTGGCTCCTCACCGGCACAAGGTGCTCAGAATGAAACCCCTAGACTCAATGCTAGTCCCGCAGCTAGAGAAGAGGCCACCTCCCCAGGTGCTAAGGACATGCCATTGTCATCTGACGGGAACCCAAAGGTCAATGAGAAGACAGTTGGGGTGATTGTCTCCCGGGAAGCCATGACAAGTCGGGTAGAAAAGCCTGGTGGACAAGATAAAGGCTCCCAAGAGGATGATTCTGCAACCACTCAGAGGCCACCTAGCAATGGTGGGGCAAAGGAAACCAGTCATGCATCTCTTCCCCAGCCAGAgcctgcaggaggaggagggagcaaaGGAAACAAGAATGGCGATAACAACTCCAACCATAATGGAGAGGGAAATGGCCAGAGTGGCCACTCTGCAGCAGGCCCTGGTTTTACAAGCAGAACTGAGCCTAGCAAATCTCCTGGAAGTCTGCGCTATAGTTACAAAGATAGTTTCGGGTCAGCTGTGCCACGAAATGTCAGTGGCTTTCCTCAGTATCCTACAGGGCAAGAAAAGGGAGATTTCACTGGCCATGGGGAACGAAAGGGTAGAAATGAAAAGTTTCCAAGCCTCCTGCAGGAAGTGCTTCAGGGTTACCACCACCACCCTGACAGGAGATATTCTAGGAGTACTCAGGAGCATCAGGGGGTGGCTGGTAGCCTAGAAGGATCCGCAAGGCCCAATGTCTTGGTTAGTCAAACCAATGAATTAGCTAGCAGGAGCCTTCTGAACAAAAGCATTGGGTCTCTATTAGAAAATCCCCACTGGGGCCCCTGGGAAAGGAAATCAAGCAGCACAGCTCCTGAAATGAAACAGATCAATTTGACTGACTATCCAATTCCCAGAAAGTTTGAAATAGAGCCTCAGTCATCAGCCCATGAACCTGGGGGTTCCCTCTCTGAAAGAAGATCAGTGATCTGTGATATTTCTCCACTAAGACAGATTGTCAGGGACCCAGGGGCTCACTCACTGGGACATATGAGTGCCGACACCAGGATTGGGAGGAATGACCGTCTCAATCCAAGTTTAAGTCAGTCGGTCATTCTTCCAGGTGGTTTGGTGTCCATGGAAACAAAGCTGAAATCCCAGAGCGGGCAGATAAAAGAGGAGGACTTTGAACAGTCTAAATCCCAAGCTAGTTTCAACAACAAGAAATCTGGAGACCACTGCCATCCTTCTAGCATTAAGCATGAGTCTTACCGTGGCAGTGCCAACCCTGGAGCAGCAACCCATGATGCCCTTTCAGACTACAGCTCGCAAGACAGCAGACCCACGCCAATGCGGCGGGTTCCTGGCAGAGTTAGTGGTCGGGAGGGCATAAGGGGTCGGTCTCCTTCTCAATATCATGACTTTGCAGAAAAATTGAAGATGTCTCCTGGGAGGAGCAGAGGCCCAGGGGGAGACCCTCATCACATGAATCCACACATGACCTTTTCAGAGAGGGCCAATCGAAGTTCTTTACATGCTCCCTTTTCTCCCAACTCAGAAAGCCTGGCCTCTGCTTATCACGCAAATACTCGGGCTCATGCTTATGGGGACCCAAACACAGGTTTGAATTCTCAGCTGCATTATAAGAGACAGATGTACCAACAGCAACCAGAGGAGTACAAAGACTGGAGCAGCGGTTCTGCTCAGGGAGTCATTGCTGCAGCACAGCACAGGCAGGAGGGGCCACGGAAGAGTCCAAGACAGCAGCAGTTTCTTGACAGAGTACGGAGCCCTCTGAAAAATGACAAAGATGGTATGATGTATGGCCCACCGGTAGGGACTTACCATGACCCCAGCGCTCAGGAGACTGGGCGCTGCCTATTATCTAGTGATGGTCTGCCTAGCAAGGGCATGGAATTAAAGCATGGCTCACAGAAATTACAAGAATCCTGTTGGGATCTTTCTCGGCAAACTTCTCCAGCCAAAAGTGGTGGTCCTCCAGGAATGTCCAGTCAAAAAAGGTATGGGCCACCCCATGAGACTGATGGACATGGACTAGCTGAGGCTACACAGTCATCCAAACCTAGTAATGTTATGCTGAGACTTCCAGGCCAGGAAGACCATTCTTCTCAAAACCCCCTAATTATGAGGAGGCGTGTCCGTTCTTTTATCTCTCCCATTCCCAGTAAGAGACAGTCACAAGATGTAAAGAACAGTAACACTGAAGATAAAAGTCGCCTCCTTCACCCATCAAAGGAAGGCGCTGATAAAGCATTCAATTCCTTTACCCATCTTTCTCACAGTCAGGATATCAAGTCTATCTCTAAGAGAGACTCCTCCAAGGACCTTCCAAGTTCAGATAATAGAAACTGTCCTGCTGTTACTCTCACAAGCCCTGCAAAGACTAAAATACTGCCCCCAAGGAAAGGACGGGGCTTGAAATTGGAAGCTATAGTTCAGAAGATTACCTCTCCAAATATCAGGAGGAGCGCTTCCTCGAACAGTGCAGAGGCTGGGGGAGACACAGTTACTCTTGATGATATACTCTCTTTGAAGAGTGGTCCTCCTGAAGGTGGGAGTGTTGCTGTTCAGGATGCTGACGTAGAGAAGAGAAAAGGTGAGGTGGCCTCTGACCTAGTCAGTCCAGCAAACCAGGAGTTGCACATTGAGAAACCTCTTCCAAGGTCTTCAGAAGAGTGGCGTGGCAGTGTGGATGACAAAGTGAAGACAGAGACACATGCAGAGTCAGTTACTGCTGGAAAGGAACCCCCTGGTGCCATGACATCCACAGCCTCACAGAAGCCTGGTAGTAACCAAGGGAGACCAGATGGTTCCCTGGGTGGAACAGCACCTTTAATCTTTCCAGACTCAAAGAATGTACCTCCAGTGGGCATATTGGCCCCTGAGGCAAACCCCAAggctgaagagaaagagaatgatacAGTGACGATTTCACCCAAGCAAGAGGGCTTCCCTCCAAAGGGGTATTTCCCATCAGGAAAGAAGAAGGGGAGACCCATTGGTAGTGTgaataagcaaaagaaacagcAGCAGCCACCGCCTCCACCCCCTCAGCCCCCACAGATACCAGAAGGTTCTGCAGATGGAGAGCCAAAGCCAAAAAAACAGAggcaaaggagggagagaaggaagcctGGGGCCCAGCCAAGGAAGCGAAAAACCAAACAAGCGGTTCCCATTGTGGAACCCCAAGAACCTGAGATCAAACTAAAGTATGCCACCCAGCCACTGGATAAAACTGACGCCAAGAACAAGTCTTTTTACCCTTATATCCATGTAGTAAATAAGTGTGAACTTGGAGCCGTTTGTACAATCATCAATGCTGAAGAAGAAGAACAGACCAAATTGGTGAGGGGTAGGAAGGGTCAGAGGTCACTGACCCCTCCACCTAGCAGCACTGAAAGCAAGGCACTCCCGGCCTCGTCCTTTATGCTGCAGGGACCTGTTGTGACAGAGTCTTCGGTTATGGGGCACCTGGTTTGCTGTCTGTGTGGCAAGTGGGCCAGTTACCGGAACATGGGTGACCTCTTTGGACCTTTTTATCCCCAAGATTATGCAGCCACTCTCCCGAAGAATCCGCCTCCTAAGAGGGCCACAGAAATGCAGAACAAAGTTAAGGTACGGCACAAAAGTGCTTCTAATGGCTCCAAGACGGacactgaggaggaggaagagcagcagcagcagcagcagaaggagCAGAGGAGCCTGGCTGCACACCCCAGGTTTAAGCGGCGCCACCGCTCGGAAGACTGTGGTGGAGGCCCTCGGTCCCTGTCCAGGGGGCTCCCTTGTAAAAAAGCAGCCACTGAGGGCAGCAGTGAAAAGACTGTTTTGGACTCAAAGCCCTCTGTGCCCACCACTTCAGAAGGTGGCCCTGAGCTGGAGTTACAAATCCCTGAACTACCTCTTGACAGCAATGAATTTTGGGTCCATGAGGGTTGTATTCTCTGGGCCAATGGAATCTACCTGGTTTGCGGCAGGCTCTATGGCCTGCAGGAAGCGCTGGAAATAGCCAGAGAGATG aaatgttccCACTGCCAGGAGGCAGGTGCCACCTTGGGCTGCTACAACAAAGGCTGCTCCTTCCGATACCATTACCCGTGTGCCATTGATGCAG